A single Hyperolius riggenbachi isolate aHypRig1 chromosome 12, aHypRig1.pri, whole genome shotgun sequence DNA region contains:
- the LOC137541535 gene encoding speedy protein 1-A-like, giving the protein MFLRFLISMMGSGRVSERSVETVTDPDGQTAETGRLSSHPQKPANITRAMRKAFYKLLDIPQIKHLFELDGCRRVSDKYLLAPVLIYFHRAGLSIEECTVQNFFAALYLANEMEEDVDTYTCIFLFGAEFFVNRKEFDDVVWSLYRRLNYSAWVSPEECRHVMRFQFHWAWRRQRMAYHGPAIMEKYRSDSEKKGMHPSRGYTCDRCERSRNQTCCILQ; this is encoded by the exons ATGTTTCTTCGTTTTCTGATCAGCATGATGGGCTCAGGAAGAGTCAGCGAGAG GAGTGTGGAGACTGTGACTGACCCAGACGGACAGACAGCGGAGACAGGACGTCTCTCATCCCACCCTCAGAAGCCGGCCAACATTACACGAGCCATGAGGAAAGCCTTCTACAAGCTTCTTG ACATTCCACAGATCAAGCATCTCTTTGAGCTGGACGGATGCCGCAGAGTCTCAGACAAG TACCTGCTGGCCCCGGTCCTCATCTATTTCCACAGAGCTGGCCTTTCCATCGAGGAATGTACCGTCCAGAATTTCTTTGCTGCTTT GTATCTCGCAAATGAGATGGAGGAGGATGTGGATACCTACACGTGCATCTTCCTATTCGGTGCAGAATTCTTTGTGAACAGGAAGGAGTTTGATGATGTCGTGTGGTCCCTGTACCGACGCCTGAACTACAGTGCCTGGGTCAGTCCAGAGGAATGTCGTCAT GTCATGAGGTTTCAGTTTCACTGGGCATGGAGGAGACAGAGGATGGCCTATCACGGACCGGCCATCATGGAGAAGTACAGGTCCGACAGCGAAAAGAAGGGGATGCATCCGTCAAGAGGTTACACCTGTGACCGTTGTGAGAGGTCCAGGAACCAAACCTGTTGCATCTTGCAGTAA